The Paucidesulfovibrio gracilis DSM 16080 genome window below encodes:
- a CDS encoding MotA/TolQ/ExbB proton channel family protein: protein MNGLAEHAMEQAMRLAAYVESGGAMIWPLLALSVWAWTLVLCKARQLARWRRSERPGEDVIAALLRQHSKSDCPTSDSRTASPEERWQETLTRQYLARRTGDTGLDERLLHRLAHGFQDEARRGTGTILTFAAVAPLLGLLGTVTGMIEAFDALAAWGSANPRALSGGISEALISTQTGLLVAIPVLFAGQFLRRRAQTFANRVDRFCAALAGAMARPTTSTENLP, encoded by the coding sequence GTGAACGGCCTTGCCGAGCACGCCATGGAACAGGCCATGCGCCTGGCCGCCTACGTGGAATCCGGCGGAGCCATGATCTGGCCCTTGCTGGCCCTTTCGGTCTGGGCCTGGACCCTGGTCCTGTGCAAGGCGCGCCAACTGGCCCGCTGGCGGCGGAGCGAACGGCCCGGCGAGGACGTCATCGCCGCACTGCTGCGCCAGCACTCCAAATCCGACTGCCCCACTTCGGACTCCCGGACCGCCTCCCCGGAAGAACGCTGGCAGGAGACGTTGACCCGGCAATACCTGGCACGACGCACCGGCGACACCGGACTGGATGAACGTCTGCTGCACAGGTTGGCCCACGGATTTCAGGACGAGGCGCGACGCGGCACCGGAACGATCCTGACCTTTGCGGCCGTGGCCCCGCTCCTGGGCCTGCTCGGTACGGTCACGGGCATGATCGAGGCCTTCGACGCCCTGGCCGCCTGGGGTTCGGCCAATCCACGCGCTCTGTCCGGCGGCATTTCCGAAGCCCTGATCAGCACCCAGACCGGACTATTGGTGGCCATCCCCGTGCTCTTTGCCGGACAATTTCTGCGACGCCGCGCCCAAACCTTTGCCAACAGGGTGGACCGCTTTTGCGCGGCCCTGGCCGGTGCCATGGCCCGGCCAACGACATCAACGGAGAACCTGCCATGA
- a CDS encoding ExbD/TolR family protein — MSCYRYVRSSRGRGVDINMAPLIDMIFILLIFFIVTSSFVRDAGVEVERPGADTAQTADRPTIQVGITENGSIHMDGEPVDIRSVRPRVAAFLAGSPEGGVLVVADRSSRTDAVIRVIDQCRLAGAENVGIAARNPY, encoded by the coding sequence ATGAGCTGTTACCGATACGTCCGTTCGTCACGCGGCCGGGGCGTGGATATCAATATGGCCCCGCTCATTGACATGATCTTCATTCTCCTGATCTTTTTCATCGTCACATCCTCCTTTGTGCGGGACGCGGGCGTGGAAGTGGAACGGCCCGGCGCCGACACCGCCCAGACCGCGGACCGGCCCACCATCCAGGTGGGCATCACGGAAAACGGCTCCATCCACATGGACGGCGAACCCGTGGACATCCGCTCGGTGCGGCCCCGCGTGGCCGCATTTCTGGCCGGCTCGCCCGAGGGAGGCGTACTCGTGGTGGCGGACCGCAGCAGCCGGACTGATGCCGTGATCCGCGTCATCGACCAATGCCGTCTGGCCGGTGCGGAAAACGTGGGCATCGCGGCCCGCAATCCGTACTGA
- a CDS encoding energy transducer TonB yields MAAALHAFTAATRTLARTTLGRAPAWIGGAAITFALLLALPLPAMQTPRPTAEPLRAAPLTFDQQTPWNRTPESIHAEAETYDLPSLQPPSPQSTDTTSAAAMPNVPTFAQALPGPRLDTSLSVPAAPGPAAPPTGSPAFALGQVDTAPRVLHRTKPEYPAEARRKGRTGTVLLGFVVEADGSVSRVRVLEANPPGVFDQHAIRAVRQWTFRPGERGGSAVATRVRLPVHFRLE; encoded by the coding sequence ATGGCCGCCGCACTCCACGCTTTTACCGCTGCTACCCGCACCCTGGCCCGTACAACCCTCGGCCGCGCCCCGGCCTGGATTGGCGGCGCCGCCATCACCTTTGCCCTGCTTCTGGCCCTGCCCCTGCCCGCCATGCAGACGCCGCGCCCCACAGCCGAACCCCTGCGCGCCGCCCCCCTGACCTTTGACCAGCAAACCCCGTGGAACCGCACCCCGGAATCCATCCACGCGGAAGCCGAAACCTACGATCTGCCCAGCCTGCAACCTCCGTCGCCACAAAGCACGGACACCACGTCCGCCGCGGCCATGCCGAACGTACCAACCTTTGCCCAAGCCCTGCCCGGCCCTCGCCTGGACACCTCCCTGAGCGTTCCCGCCGCTCCCGGACCAGCGGCCCCGCCCACGGGAAGCCCGGCTTTTGCCCTTGGTCAGGTGGACACGGCCCCCCGCGTCCTGCACCGCACCAAACCGGAATACCCTGCGGAGGCGCGTCGCAAGGGACGCACCGGAACCGTGCTGTTGGGATTCGTGGTGGAAGCCGATGGTAGCGTGAGCCGGGTGCGCGTGCTGGAGGCGAACCCCCCGGGCGTATTCGACCAACACGCCATACGCGCCGTGCGGCAATGGACCTTCCGCCCCGGGGAACGTGGAGGATCGGCCGTGGCCACCCGCGTACGCCTGCCTGTCCACTTTCGCCTGGAGTGA
- a CDS encoding tetratricopeptide repeat protein, with translation MPLFSRTSFIRGAAGLVLLLSLAVLCGPFVRASNVRADTHAPTTRSLPDPKEDRACLQEAGALLDAGEFHKARTLLRTHLQTTGRLPAHGYDPCARDAAENETTADPRHEESRALTATLCLALGNALYMEGEMADAYAAFRSARTGLPEDPAACRNLALAAYGLERWTESAALFETASDLLPSPDPKLLRQAATAWSLGGRDQKAAGTIARALDLVGKPDAEWLELYAHLHTKAGKHLQGLHPLLTALRRAPQRLSLWLALGNAEWRGQRLPRAVAALETALRLRQRSTTSTETEDTVSAATLRRQLDSLYANGGLPAQAAMRLLHRPGEQKTQWLDRAAALFDEAQRPEKALNALQQAQQQQFSRARLLRMARLCMRYGMDRRACDLFLRYLECTGQPGQPSANGRDDIDQVRIQLAICALGIGNHDLARTALKDIPRTSANHAYAAKMLELLAPPAETP, from the coding sequence ATGCCGCTGTTTTCCCGAACATCTTTCATACGCGGGGCCGCGGGGCTGGTTTTGCTTCTGAGCCTTGCCGTACTCTGCGGACCGTTTGTCCGGGCTTCCAACGTCCGGGCTGATACGCACGCCCCCACGACACGGTCCCTGCCGGACCCGAAGGAGGACAGAGCCTGTCTTCAAGAGGCAGGCGCGTTGCTGGATGCCGGAGAATTCCACAAGGCCCGGACCCTGCTGCGGACCCATCTGCAAACCACCGGGCGACTGCCCGCCCACGGATATGATCCATGTGCTCGGGATGCCGCCGAAAACGAGACCACAGCGGACCCGCGTCACGAGGAATCCCGCGCCCTGACCGCCACACTCTGCTTGGCGCTGGGCAATGCCCTGTATATGGAAGGGGAAATGGCCGATGCCTACGCCGCGTTCCGCTCGGCCCGCACCGGTCTGCCCGAAGACCCGGCAGCCTGCCGCAATCTGGCCCTGGCCGCCTACGGTCTGGAACGCTGGACCGAGAGCGCGGCCCTGTTCGAAACAGCCAGCGACCTGCTGCCCAGCCCGGATCCCAAGCTGCTGCGACAGGCGGCCACGGCCTGGAGCCTTGGAGGACGAGACCAAAAAGCCGCTGGAACCATTGCCCGCGCCCTGGATCTGGTGGGCAAGCCGGATGCCGAGTGGCTGGAACTATACGCCCATCTGCACACCAAAGCGGGCAAACATCTTCAGGGGCTGCACCCCCTGTTGACGGCCCTGCGTCGCGCCCCCCAGCGCCTTTCCCTCTGGCTGGCCCTGGGCAACGCAGAATGGCGCGGGCAACGCCTGCCCCGTGCGGTGGCCGCCCTGGAAACCGCCCTGCGGCTCCGGCAACGCTCCACAACCTCCACTGAAACAGAAGATACCGTCTCGGCCGCGACCCTGCGCCGCCAGCTGGATAGCCTGTATGCCAACGGCGGCCTTCCGGCCCAGGCCGCCATGCGGCTGCTGCACCGCCCCGGGGAACAAAAAACGCAATGGCTGGATCGGGCGGCAGCCCTTTTCGACGAAGCCCAGCGACCGGAAAAGGCGCTCAACGCATTGCAACAGGCCCAGCAACAACAATTTTCGCGGGCAAGACTCCTGCGCATGGCGCGACTGTGCATGCGCTACGGCATGGACAGGCGTGCCTGCGACCTGTTCCTTCGCTATCTGGAATGTACGGGGCAACCGGGTCAACCCTCGGCAAACGGGCGTGACGATATTGATCAGGTCCGAATCCAGCTCGCAATCTGCGCCCTGGGCATCGGGAACCACGACCTGGCCCGCACCGCCCTGAAGGACATTCCGCGCACCAGCGCCAATCACGCCTACGCCGCCAAAATGCTGGAGCTGCTCGCTCCGCCCGCCGAAACTCCCTGA
- a CDS encoding BCCT family transporter, protein MPKLKNNIVFAASLCIVLLLIVVGAIWPEQLDAWSSRLHAAIIRDFGWTYLLFAFLFLVFSLFMAFSRFGNIKLGHDHEKPRFSYFAWFSMLFAAGMGIGLIFWGVAEPMSHYLNPPGYVAKASPEAARFAMRYSFFHWGVHPWAIYIVMSLSIAYFSFRRGMPPLISSCFFPILGERIHGPIGYAIDILAVFATVFGIVTSLGLGAMQINSGLASVLPFEASFTSTLVIIGVVTVLFMISSMTGLDRGIKLLSTANVMLAITILCFMLLVGPTTTIMNVLLSTFADYATSLFSMSLSTNPFRGLEWTQNWTLFYWAWWISWSPFVGLFVASISRGRTIREFVTGCLLVPTLLTFVWFSVFGGSAFHLELQEGANIAATVAQDVSTGLFKLYSFYPLSSVLTLLTVLLLVVFFVTSADSATFVLGMMTSGGQQDPPAGKKIVWGLTVSVTAAILLFTGGLEGLQRMAIAAALPFTGIMLLLCFCLLRGVRYELRHERSGQDQPEDGVDTDE, encoded by the coding sequence ATGCCTAAGCTCAAGAACAACATTGTCTTTGCGGCCTCTCTGTGCATTGTGTTGCTGCTCATCGTGGTGGGCGCGATTTGGCCCGAGCAGCTGGATGCCTGGTCGTCCCGTCTGCATGCCGCCATTATCCGTGATTTCGGGTGGACCTACCTGCTGTTCGCGTTTTTATTCCTGGTGTTCAGCCTGTTCATGGCTTTCAGCCGGTTCGGCAACATCAAGTTGGGCCATGACCATGAAAAGCCCCGTTTTTCCTATTTTGCGTGGTTCAGCATGCTTTTTGCCGCGGGTATGGGCATTGGTCTGATTTTTTGGGGCGTGGCCGAACCCATGAGCCATTATCTCAATCCGCCGGGGTATGTGGCCAAGGCCTCGCCCGAGGCGGCCCGGTTTGCCATGCGCTACAGTTTTTTCCATTGGGGCGTGCATCCCTGGGCCATCTACATCGTCATGAGTCTTTCCATCGCCTATTTTTCGTTTCGCCGGGGCATGCCGCCGCTGATTTCCAGCTGCTTTTTCCCCATCCTGGGAGAGCGCATCCACGGACCCATCGGGTACGCCATCGACATCCTGGCCGTGTTCGCCACGGTATTCGGTATCGTCACCTCGCTGGGGCTTGGCGCCATGCAGATCAACAGCGGCCTGGCCTCGGTGCTGCCGTTTGAGGCCAGTTTCACCAGCACGCTGGTGATTATCGGCGTGGTCACGGTGTTGTTCATGATCTCCAGCATGACCGGGCTGGACCGGGGCATCAAGCTACTGAGCACGGCCAACGTGATGCTGGCCATCACCATTCTTTGCTTCATGCTCCTGGTGGGACCGACCACCACGATCATGAACGTGCTCTTGAGCACCTTTGCGGACTATGCCACCTCCCTCTTTTCCATGAGTCTTTCCACCAACCCGTTCCGGGGGCTGGAGTGGACCCAGAACTGGACCTTGTTTTATTGGGCCTGGTGGATTTCCTGGTCCCCGTTCGTGGGGCTGTTCGTGGCCAGTATTTCCCGCGGGCGCACCATACGCGAGTTCGTCACCGGCTGCCTGCTGGTACCCACGCTGCTGACCTTTGTCTGGTTCAGCGTGTTCGGTGGATCCGCGTTCCATCTGGAGTTGCAGGAGGGAGCGAACATCGCGGCAACTGTGGCGCAGGACGTGTCCACAGGGCTTTTTAAGCTCTATTCCTTTTATCCGCTGAGTTCGGTGCTGACCCTGCTCACCGTGCTGTTGCTGGTGGTCTTCTTTGTCACGTCGGCGGATTCGGCCACCTTTGTGCTCGGCATGATGACCTCGGGCGGACAACAGGATCCCCCGGCCGGGAAAAAGATCGTCTGGGGGCTGACGGTTTCGGTCACCGCCGCGATTTTGCTCTTTACGGGCGGGCTGGAGGGATTGCAGCGCATGGCCATTGCCGCGGCCCTGCCGTTCACCGGAATTATGCTTCTGCTGTGCTTCTGCCTCTTGCGCGGGGTGCGGTACGAATTGCGTCACGAGCGAAGCGGTCAGGATCAACCCGAAGACGGCGTTGATACCGACGAATAA